In Rhinolophus ferrumequinum isolate MPI-CBG mRhiFer1 chromosome 8, mRhiFer1_v1.p, whole genome shotgun sequence, the DNA window GCCACCCAAGTTCCTGAGACACCCAAGATCTGATCAGCTCTGAACATCTGTCTCAGTGGGACCCTAAGCCATGATCTCTGGCCGGTCTAAGAATCACCTGACCTTGAGCTAGGTATCCATCAGCTAAGGCATAGAATGGCAGGGGAGGGGCTTCTGTGTAGGCACTATAAGTACAGCAGTTGCCTTTAGGTGTAGCAGGGCAGGCACCCTGATTGACATATCAGGTCCAGCTGGCATGAGGGCCAGTTCTGTCTCCAGAGTGGCTGTCAGGAGCTAGCAGCACCTTTGCGTCACCAAGCATTGTAGCTTTCCACCAGATATGCATCCAATTCcagctcttttatttattttttattttttaaaatagtgagtccagtttgtttttgtcttcttttgcttttaattttattggggaatattggggaacagcgtgtttctccagggcccaccagctccaagtcgttgtccttcaatctagttgtggagggcgcagcccaccagcccatgtgggaatcgaaccagcaactctgttgttcagagctcgcgctctaaccagttgagccatccggctgccccctcCAGCTATATCTCAAACCCCAGATCTCTGAGGTCAAGTGAGGCTGAGTGCCCAAAGATTCCGCAGTCCCATGCTCCTGGGGCCAGGTCCTCCCCTCCACCACCCACCACCGCCATATCAGAGAAGCCGAGGACGCATGCCAAGTCATATGCACTGGGTTGTTTATTGTCACACTGCTTATGGGACAGGGGtaagagggggaggggagccctCAGACAGACaagtggaagaaggggggaaatggGAAACATCTATTTTCCAAATTCTGTTCTTCCTCCCAGCATGTGCTGGTAGGGGCTCGGCCACCAGCAGGACTCCCTTAGATGCAAGCACAGTGCTGCGTGAGAAGGTTGGGCACCGTCTCATACTTGAAAGAGTAGCCTCCATCCGAGGTGGTGCGGACACGGAGGGACCTCATGGTTCCCGGGAGAGCAGCACAGCAGGGCTGGGCCCCTGGCACCAGAGAAAGGAGCTGGACAGGGGTAGGGGGAACCCCAGGGAGCGGGAGAGGCCCGTCTGGTTGGGTGGGTGGCCCACAGCCACCGTGACAATAGTGGAAGATGAAACTGGGAGGGTGCACGATCCACTGttcccagcccagctcctggaAGGAGATGTTGAGGGCCGCCCGGTGGCAGTGGGCATGGGCAGCGGGCTCCTCTGGAGGCCTCTGCAGCAGGCGCAGCGCGGCGGGAGACCAAGGCCCGGGCAGCGGGGGAGCCGAGCGTCGGGCTCGTTCCCTTCTGCTAGGCGGCTTAGCCCGTGTGTGGGCCACCAGGAAGGGTGTGGTCTCAGGCTTGGCTGAGCAGGAACAGAGAGGACAGCGCAGCAGTAGTACCAGGACAGGTTGGGTCAgcagagggagggcagaggcagcCAGGTTTAGCACAGCCCAGCTAGGAGGTGCCTGGCCCAATGACACAGGCACCGCTATGGGACCCCCAGATGACAGAGCCAGAAGGTCTAGCAGGGGCCCAGAGCTATTGGAGGCTGCTGTGCCCTGCCTGTCCAGTCCCATGTGAAACCATAGCTGGGCGGAAGTCACCTGGCGACTGCGTGTGTGATGGGATGGCCGGAACATGTATGTGAAGAGGccctcctcagcctcctgggcCAGCTCTCCCGCCGCTGGCTGGTCCTCACAGCTGGCACCTGcaggagacagagggaagggagagggcagcCGTGACTGGAGAGACGCAGCTGCCATTCACGAGCCTGCCAAAACTCCACTGAGTGCTCTGCCAGACTCAGGACTCCCCCCAGTCTTGGGAGAACTGACAGAGGCTCCTCTTTTGTTATTTCATCACAAAAGGACTTAAAAAGTACAAGACATTGCCAACTTCTCTCGAGTGGTTTTACCAATTAATATACCCATCAGCAATGTGTAAGAAGCCCTGACACTctatcttcaccaacacttggaaTCGTTagttatacttaaattttttgttCATCTTAAAGTGTGAAAGGGCACCTTGAATGGCACGTAGGCAGGCATTTGTAGGATTACTCTTCATATCTTTTTACATGTCAGTAATAGtatattacaaaatttttaaataactccaCTTTAATAAGATAGGTTAACaccaaaaaggaggaggagaaaagacatAGCTGAGAATAAAGGACAGTGCTTTCTAAGAAAGTGCAGTTGGCATCCTTACCCTGACAGGTATACAAACTACACTAAACAATCATGGATCAGCACCAGGTGAAGGTCTGGCAATTGGGGCTATACTGctacatggattatctcatggATAACTTCACAACGAGCgacccattttgtagataaggaaactgagggttaGAAAGGTGAAGTGACATTGAACTACGAAGTGTCCATGCCGGGATTCCACCTGATCCCAAAGCCACACTTACTTACTGTGCAGCAGGGGGActgaagcacagggaggcaggggTCCTCTCTAAGAGAAAGGTGGGCCAGATTACAAGAAAGTCCAGCCAGAGGAGGCCTTTTCTCATTGAGTCAGTGGAACATGGGGAGGTGAGAAAGGAACTCAAGAGAAGGTAGACTAGTTTCCCAGAAAAGTTTCCCAACAAATCTCTCTCCTGCATCTCTGTTATTTCTCAAGTCTCAGCTACTTGGGGCTAAAGAAAGGACCAGAACAGGGAGCAGGGGCAGAAATAGGAGGAAAGTGGCAGGAAGAGACCACGCCCAGATATCGCTGACTCCAGAGACCCTTAGCCTCCCAGGAGAATATCTCCCAGCTACCTCATATGAGCCATGCACTCTAAGTGCAGCATCTCCCGAAATCCTGAGCGATAGACATTattgcccattttatagatgaggaaacagcgGCTCAGGTAGGTTCAGTCATTGGCCCATTGTTGCAAAGCCAGTTGAATAGCAGgtctgggattcaaacccagatctgcctGCCTTCCAAGCCCATGCTGTCCCACACTGCTTCTCAAAGTCACCAGTTCCCCATCCTCATTACCTGTGGCCGGGAAAAGGATGGCCTGGGAGACATCCTCCTCCTCGGGCTCAGAGCCCCTGCGCATGGAGCCCCCCACAGCATGTCTTCGGGGCAAACGCCTGACTCCAAGATCTCTACTTTCACGAGTCACTGCTGGGGACCCCAAGGCATCCAGGAACAGGGCCCTCACTTTTGCCAAGACAAGTTCCCGGTCCACCTCCGGCCCATGGCAGCTATGCCCCCGCTGTGGGGCCACCAGCAAGAGGAGTAGCAGTGGCAGCCGGGGCAACATAGCTCACCTGCCCCTGACAATGGCGAACCCACAGCCTGCCCTGTGCCCCTCTGTCAGGGTCTGCCCGGGAcctcccccactctcccttccccatcccaccaCCTGCCTTCTTCTACCCTTCTCATCCCAGTCTTCCCCAGGCCTTCCCACACCCTGCAGTCCAAGTTGCCCCTGCCGTGGCATTGAGGCCTCCTATCTCTGACGCAGATGTCTGTGACCCTGAGCCTTATCTCCCACTCCCGCCAGgaatgtgggggagggggctggtgaGGGTTTTTCACCCCAAGTGACCTCTCACATACAACCCcttccccctacacacacacacacacacacacacacacacacacacagtcacatcccagcacccagcacagaagTGACATCAGGTGGAACAGGAGGCTGGGAGCTGTGGCCTGCCAGCTCTTAAAAGTGTTATTTGCTAAGGTGACAAAACACACCAGCCCCTCAGACCTTCTGGGGCCCCTTTCAGACAAACAGCTGCTGGGCCAGTCATGGGGGGAAGGGCTGAGGCTGGAGCTAGAACTGGGGTTAGTGCGGGGGGCAGGTGGTCCCGCCTGCTCTAAACTTAGCCTGGAGGAGCCAGTCTGGGCTCTTGTCTTCCAGCTGTGTCATCAGAGAATATTTTTGGGATTGGCAGCTGCAGGCGCCTCTGCCACTCAGGCCCTAGCCTGGCGGGAGGTTGGGGACCTGGCGGCTGGAGGTGgtagggaggaggggaaagaggcCCAGGctgtgggagggggctgggaagaGAGGCTTTCAGGAGCAGGAAGCCAGGCCGCGGGCAGAGGAGGCCGCGGGGCCCCTCGCTGTAAAGGCAAACAGGAAGGACTGCCCCCTGAGCTCTGGGCTCCGGGCCCAGGaatcgccgccgccgccgcagagCTGCCCCTCCGGGTCGACGGTAAGGAGGCGACCCGGGAGCGGGCAGCCAGAGGGAGAGCTCCCCGGATCCCCAGGCCGGGTCCCCAGACGCGCCCCGCCTCCCGGGCTCCAGGCCTCCGCGCGCCCGCCGCCCGCCCTTCCCCGGCGCAGCTGCGGGTCGTTTGCGGCCGCCGCGATGAAGGCGGGATCGGGCGATCAGGGGAGCCCCCCGTGCTTCCTGCGCTTCCCGCGGCCCGTGCGGGTGGTAAGTGGCGCGGAAGCTGAGCTCAAGTGCGTCGTCCTGGGGGAACCACCGCCCATTGTCGTGTGGGAGAAGGGCGGGCAGCAGCTGGCGGCCTCGGAGCGCCTCAGCTTCCCGGCCGACGGCGCCGAGCACTGCCTGCTGCTGAGCGTCGCGCTGCCCACCGACGCGGGGGTCTACGTGTGCCGCGCCCGCAACGCGGCGGGGGAGGCCTACGCTGCGGCCGCCGTCACCGTGCTGGAGCCGCCGGCCCCCGAGCCGGAGCCCCAGCCCGCCGAGCGCCCGCTGCCGCCGCCCGGGACTGGGGAGGGCGCCCCGGTGTTCCTCTCGGGGCCCCGGTCGCAGTGGGTGTTGCGGGGAGCGGAGGTGATGCTGACGTGCCAGGTGGGGGGCCTCCCCGTGCCCACGCTGTACTGGGAGAAGGATGGGATGGCGCTGGACGAAGTGTGGGACAGCAGCCACTTCGCGCTGGAGCCGGGCCGCGCCGAGGACGGCAGGGGCGCGAGCCTGGCTCTACGCATCCTGGCGGCGCGGCTGCCCGACTCTGGCGTCTACGTGTGCCACGCCCGCAATGCCCACGGCCACGCGCAGGCGGGCGCGCTGCTCCAGGTGCAGCAGCCTCCCGAGAGCCCGCCCCCGGACCCCGATGAGGCCCCCAAGCCTGTGGTGGAGCCGGTCAAGTGCGCGCCCAAGACCTTTTGGGTGAACGAGGGCAAGCACGCCAAGTTCCGCTGCTACGTGATGGGCAAGCCGGAGCCTGAGATCGAATGGCACTGGGAGGGCCGCCCTCTGCTCCCCGACCGCCGCCGTCTGATGTACCGCGACCGCGACGGCGGCTTCGTGCTTAAGGTGCTCTACTGCCAGGCCAAGGACCGCGGGCTCTACGTGTGCGCCGCGCGCAACTCGGCGGGCCAGACGCTCAGCGCTGTGCAGCTGCACGTCAAAGGTACGGCGGCACCTCCTCCCAAGCCCTCCTAACTCCAGCCCCCTTCGGTGCCCAGTGCTGCCCTAAAGACGTTTTGGGGAGGGGAAGCGGAGTACCAAAATCCCATTTCCTGCCTGCCTCCCGCCCCCAGGGATTCGGATTTAGTAAGTCTCCACGGTACCCAGGAGCTTCTTAGCAAactccccaagtgattctgagGCTCATGGTGGAAACCTCCCTTTGATTAAAGGCTTTAAGAAGTGATTGATGGACAAACCGAGAAGAGCCTAGAACTCTTCTagtccagtggttttcaacctttgttattttacttcccctcccccaatagaAATCCCATCTGTGCCCCCAatatataagaaagagaaaaggatcaTTTTATGGCAGTAAATTTCTAAGTCCAGATTTATAACGTGTACTTAGAAAGCCAATCAATGAGAACAAGGAGGCTGTTTTAttgaatatacacattttaagtgaagGCTGCGTTCATCACCTGGTCTGTGGGAAGGCCTGGCTGCAAGTAGTCACATTGAGAAACTCTTGATTCATAGTAAAGGTAAATTTGAGGGATAAAAACTGCTCTGTGAATTTTGACTATTCTTCCATTAGGCTGCTCTCCCCAGCTTTGCAAGAAGAAGGTGAAGGagaagaaatttatatttcaaagttgAGTCACCTCAACAATATCTAATAAATGCTCATAAACAGAAAACAGGGGAGAGCACCCCAAACTCATCCTGGAGGATAAAGCTCTCCATAATAGGAATTCATCACAACCTGCAGGATTATATCTTTCGTAGTTATTGCCCAACGTTTTCCCGCAGAGGAAAAAAAGTTGGCAGCTCTCCTGAGCCCTGCCTGGCAAGCATTCAAGCATGTGGCACCTGTGCCATGGTGGTGGCCTCATGGGTATGGTGACATGCATACACTGGCCAGGCAGGCTGAACTCTTAACTCCatcaagaggggaaaaaagcccAGTGGCAAGGCAGACCTTCCCGGAGCTGCACAACAAACGCACTTCTCAGCAGCCCAGGTGAACCTACTGGTCGTTTCCAGcatcatgctttttttttttttttttttttttttttcaaaaaataaatgcttaaagtactttaaagagaaaatgcaacTCAGAACCTTGCAGAATTTGTGCAGTGCCTCTGAGGGACCACAGGGAGcattttgaaaatcactgatGTGGTCCAAGGCCTTTCTACccctttccccattttacaggtatggaaactgaggcccaagatcACTAAAATGGCCTTGCTGGAGGTGATGTGGCTAGTGAGTGTCAGGGTCAGATGAGAATTTAGACCATCTGATGTTCCTTtctggtggtttttgtttttctatgattCCACAATGTCTTCGTGCGCCAGGAGAAAAGCAAACGGCCTGAGCTAATGTGGGTGTAGGCAGTTGATGCTAGGAGGAGTCTTCCTAGTCTGGCCCTCTCCAGAGCCTTCTCTGGTCTCTCCCCTCTCCACAGAGCCCCGCCTCCGCTTCTCGAGGCCTCTGCAGGATGTGGAGGGCCGGGAACATGGGATTGCCGTGCTAGAGTGCAAAGTACCCAACTCCCGCATTCCCACTGCCTGGTTCCGTGAGGACCAACGGTTGCTGCCCTGCCGCAAGTACGAGCAGATCGAGGAGGGCACCGTCAGGCGCCTTATTATCCATAGGCTAAAGGCGGATGACGACGGCGTCTACCTGTGCGAAATGCGTGGCCGGGTGCGCACTGTGGCCAACGTAACAGTCAAAGGTCGGCGGGCCAGCGGGAGGAGGCCCAGGCTGAGGCAGGCACATGCCCTGACCCCAGGCTAATGGACTCCCGTCCACATCTCAGGGCCTATCCTGAAACGGCTGCCCCGGAAGCTGGACGTCCTGGAGGGCGAGAACGCGGTGCTATTGGTGGAGACACGAGAGGCTGGGGTGGAGGGGCGCTGGAGCCGCGACGGGGAGGATTTGCCAACCACCTGCCAGAGCAGCTCTGGCCACATGCATGCCCTGGTCCTTCCGGGGGTCACCCGAGAAGATGCTGGCGAGGTCACCTTTAGCCTGGGCAACTCCCGTACCACCACTCTTCTCAGAGTCAAATGTGAGGGCGTGAAAACCCTTAGGCAGACTCCTCAAGGGCTAGACAGGGTGGCCAGGGCGGTAGGGTGACCATATGCCAGAGTCAAGGTTGGCAAAATGGACTTAAGGTGGGAGGGCGGTaggaggctggagctgggctcGAATACAAACTCTGCCTTTGTCTCAGGCGTCAAGCACAATCCCCCGGGACCTCCAGTGTTGGCAGAGATGTTCAAGGGCCACAAGAACACGGTCCTGCTGACCTGGAAGCCTCCCGAGCCAGCTCCTGAGACCCCCTTCATCTACCGGCTGGAGCGGCAGGAGGTGGGCTCAGAAGACTGGATCCAGTGCTTTAGCATTGAGAAAGCCGGAGCCGTGGAGGTGCCGGGAGACTGTGTGCCCTCCGAGGGCGACTACCGCTTCCGCGTCTGCACGGTCAGCGAACACGGCCGCAGTCCCCACGTTGTGTTCCATGGGTCAGCTCACCTTGGTGAGTCCGTCCTGCCAGACCCGGCCTGTCAGTGTCTCTATCCCAAGTCgcactctctcttcccttctgcaGCCCTTGGTCCCTGTCCCCTTAAATGCCTTCCACTGGCAAATCTCTGCCCACTGCCACCGCTGTGTTTCTGATGGCTGTACTCTGTCCCCATCTCAGTGCCCACAGCTCGCCTGGTAGCAGGTCTGGAGGATGTGCAAGTATATGATGGGGAAGATGCTATCTTCTCCCTCGACCTCTCCACCATCATCCAAGGTACCTGGTTCCTTAATGGGGAAGAGCTCAAGAGTACTGAGCCGGAGGGCCAGGTAGAGCCCGGGGCCCTGCGGTACCGTGTGGAGCACAAGGGCCTGCAGCACAGACTCATCCTGCAAGCCGTCAAGCACCAGGACAGCGGGGCCCTGGTCGGCTTCAGCTGCCCAGGAGTGCAGGACTCTGCCGCCCTCACCATCCAAGGTTGGTGCTAGTGGGACCAGGATGGGCAGATAGGGCCAAGACACGGGTCCTGTTGGCAAAATGAAGCAGATGCTGCTCCCATTTCTCACATCTGGGCCAGGAGAGTAAGGAACATCTGTGGCGGGCTCAGAGAGAGGATCCTGTCCAGAATGCTAATTTTCAATCCACATGCATCATACAGGTGACCTCTTGTTAATTCGTTAGCTTCATATCCAAATCCTCCATTGTGCTTTATGGTTTACAGAATTCTGTCACTTTTGTCATTTCAGAGACACAGACCCTGGCACCTTGGCCCCTAGCTTCCTGCCCTATCATATAATCATTAACACTGTCGTAGCTACTTTCTGTGTGCTAGCCACAGTCCTAaccactttacatatattaattaacACAATGCTCTCAATAGCCCTACAAGATAGGTTCTTTTGTCATCCCATTTTAtggattgggaaactgaggcccaaagaggttaagtggctGGCTCAAAGAAAGCCACTGAGCTAATGAATGGTGGGACTAGAGtatgaacccaggcagtctggctccagaatcacACTCTGCCACCTgtggagacagggaaggagaaggaatgaGGTTCCCTGAGGAGGACAGCCCTTAGTGAGGGTCATAAAGTTCAGGGAACATGCTGGCATTTGCCATCTCACCATTGCTGGAGATTGTAAGGCCAATCAAGGAATTCCTCGGCGCCTAAGCACAGGGCCTTCAAGCAATCAGTTGCCAGCATCCTGGGCAGAGGACAAAGTAAGAAGTAACCAGCAGCCAGAGCAGCATTTACAAAATGCAACCCAGGGTCACCAACATCAGAATCACCACCTGGAAGTCTGGGTTATAATGCAGATTCCCTGGCCCTCGTATGACTGGAGAGGAGGTGTCTAAGAATCTACCTTTTTAGCAGGCTCCCTAGGAATTCTTCTGCCCACTGAAACCACTGCTCCTAAGAGTTGATATGTAAGCccaaacctattttttaaaattccaacaaATGTGTGGACAGCAGTTGTCTGGCTTGAGGTCTCCCCTCTCTACACTGAGCACGTGCACAGTTGGGGTCGGGGGGAAGGGTGTTTGTCTCAGGGAGTGCATGACGAGGACCTGTGTGTGACCGTGCTTCTCCACATGCAGAGAGCCCGGTGCACATCCTGAGCCCCCAGGACAAGGTGTCCTTGACCTTCACGACCTCAGAGCGGGTGGTGTTGACATGTGAGCTCTCCCGGGTGGACTTCCCGGCGAGCTGGTACAAGGATGGACAGAAGGTGGAGGAGAGCGAGTCACTGGTGGTGAAGACAGATGGGCGCAGACACCGCCTGATCCTGCCCGCTGCTGAAGTCCAGGACAGCGGCGAGTTTGAGTGCAGAACAGAAGGGGTCTCGGCCTTCTTCAGCGTCACTGTCCAAGGTCAGGAACCATTGCAGCCTGGGCTCCTCCAGCCGAGGCTGACTCTGGAGCCGTGCGAGCCCTGCCTTCTGGTCTGCCTGCTTGGGGGGGTCCCTGCCAGTGAGGTCCTGGTGGGCCAGGGGACGTGTTTTCAGATCACTGCACTTCCTTCTTAATCCTCCCATGCACCAGCACCCTCCAACACACTCGCCTGTTGCAAACCATCTTCCGGGGTAGAGTGAGGGGAACTAAATTCAACTAAGGCAAGGAGGGTGGGAGCTACCATTTATTGGACATCTACTAGTCAAGTGTTCTGCCACATACTTCAGGTATAtactttcatttaatcttcacaacgaCGTAGATGAAGGGAAATATATCTCCagttcacagatgaagaaactgagactcagagaggttatgtgacttgcACATTATCACCGAGCCAGCAAACACCCCAGCTGGGTTCACGCCCAGGCCTGTGCTTACCCACTGCCCCAGATGGCCAGAGTCAAAGGGAAGCGTTCAGTGCAGTGGTCCAGTGGTTCTCAGGAGCCAGGCCACGTTCTGGCTGCTTCAGAACCACCCTGGGAACTAGTTATACATGTGCCTGACCAGGCCCCCCGGACTACCAGAGTCAGAATCCACAGGACAGAGCTGAGTTTCCACTCGGGGAGTGCAGCTTGGGAACCCCTGATCCAGCTCATCTCACTTGAAGTGGAAGTCCTGTTCCAGCTCCATTGCCAGAAGGTCCTGTAGCGCCTGCCCGAAGGCACCCAGTGACAAGAAACTACCTATATGGAGCAGCTGTCCCACTGTGGCACCCCTTTCTGCCCCACCTACAACCAGTGCACCAGGGGCTTCTTGTAAAAGCAGCAAAGCTGGCCCTGATGTGGCCCGTGATAGCGACCTCCTCTCAGCCTAGACAAAGGCTCTCTGTGCCTGGCCCCCTCCATGTCCCCACCCCGTGACCTCTGATCCTCTGGGGACTCACTGGTGCCACGTGATCTCCTGTGACGCCTCAGCCACCACACTGGCAGTATCCCACGTCATTACCCCAGACGCCCCTGCACAGCATGGACTCATCCCTCCCAGTGTCCTCCAGAGACGAGACCGTGTCCCGGTCAAGCAGCCAGTGTGGACTCACGTCTCTTGTGTGGGGGTTCTCTGTGTGACCCTATCTCTGCTCCCCCCCAGACCCCCCAGTGCATATCCTGGACCCCCAGGAGCATGTGTTTGTGCACGCCATAACGTCCGAGTGCGTCATGCTGACCTGTGAGCTAGACCGAGAGGACGCCCCTGTCCACTGGTATAAGGATGGCCAGGAGGTGGAGGAGAGCGACTTCGTGCTGCTGGAGGACGAAGGACCCCATCACCGCCTGGTGCTGCCCGCCGCCCAGCCCCCCGATGGGGGCGAGTTTCAGTGTGTTGCAGGAGACGAGCGTGCCTACTTCACCGTCACCATCACAGGTGGGGGTCCAGGCAGGCGTATGGAACAGAAGGTGCTCCCTGCTCCTGCCTGGGCAGCTGTCACACTTTCACTCCTGCACCACTATTTCTAGACCCGGCCTCCGTCCCCCAGCTGGTAACATGCacttcccgccccccccccaaggTCTGCACCCTGAGTTTCAGTCACTATAGGAAATGCATTGTCACAAACATGCTGGTCGTAGCTATGAGTACAGAAGTCACAGGGAAGCCCTGCCTTTTTCATCCTCCTGAAGACCCCTGCCAAGGAGAACCTGAGGGAAGACAGTGCTGCTGGAGGGCGGGGTGTAGGATGGGCATCAGAGGGGTCAGAAGATCTGAGGCCTGCAGGAGACCCCAGCTCCCTCTGGGCTCCCAACCCTCCTCTCCCTGGTCCCATCCTTCATACTGTCACTGTCCCAACCTAGAGAATGTGGAATACTCTACAGCTGAGGCTGACAACGTGCCCCTGATGTGCTTTGGTGAGTGGTTTTGTCTCCAGCTGTGAGTGACTGAGTAGCTGTGAGACTATCCAAGGGAGGGCCCTCTTGTTCAATATGTGGCCTATTTTCCAGGAGTAGGGAACAGGTGTGGATCCTGCAGGGCAGCAGGGCCCATAGGCCCCAGCCCCTGACGTTCGGCCACGCTGTCCCTGCCCTCCAGACGTCTCCTCGTGGATTGTGTACCCCAGTGGCAAGGTGTACGTGGCCGCCGTGCGCCTGGAGCGCGTGGTGCTGACCTGCGAGCTGTGCCGGCCCTGGGCCGAGGTGCGCTGGACCAAGGATGGTGAAGAAGTGGTGGAGAGTCCGGCGCTGCTCCTGCAGAAGGAGGACACCATCCGCCGCCTGGTGCTGCCTGCAGTCCAGCTCGAGGACTCCGGCGAGTACTTGTGTGAAATCGATGGCGAGTCAGCCTCCTTCACCGTCACTGTCACAGGTGTGGGCCCACCCCAGCTGCCCAGGGTCCCCAAAGGACAGTGTTGAGCCCTTGGAACTGGCCACATAGCCCCTAGCTAGCACACTGAGGAGGTGGGGCTGTGGGTGCATGTACCAGGGCTCTGCCTGAAGAGCCCAGGGCCCCCTATTTGAGGGAGCAGGCTCCTTCCCGGTGCCCAAGGTCAAGAATAGTTATGCCCCACCGGCtgatttactgagcactttcttTGCGCCAGGCAGGGCCAGGTGCTACGGGTAACTGGTGCATAATGCAGATCTGGCCCCTGTGGTCAGCTGCCAGTctagctggggcagcagctattAACCAGGGGTCGCAAATGGGCAGTCCCTAGGGCCCCATGCAGCCcacagatttgttttgtttggcctgCAGAATCTTACCAAAGTCAGGAAAGTTCAAATAACAATCCGGAGTTATGCGTCCTCTTGAAAAAGCCGAAGACCCGGCggctctggtcccgcttcccctCATGGCGACGAACAGCTGGCACTGAGTAGCAGCTGCCCCTGTCACACACGGGGCCCACATTCCTGTCccatcctccccacccttcctttTTTACTTCTCCCCAGACCGCTTCAGCCACTGACCTTACTTACCTGGCCCCTGTGGGCATGAGTTTGCGACCCCTGTGTTAAATCAATAAACACGCAAATAAATGTACAGTGACACCTCGTGACAAGTGCTGTGAGGGACAAGGAGAGAGGGCTCAAGAAAGCAGAGCAGGAGAGTCAGGGAGGGCCTGGGAGACCGTTGCGTACTGCCTTGGGCTGGGCTCCGCCTGCTCAGCAGCTTGCTGACAGACGCCTGCTTCCCTCCAGGAGTTCACAGCCAGGCAGGAAAGCCAGACATGGCAGAGGGTCTTAGAGGGTGGGGTGTCAAGTGTCTTGATAGGATGCAGTGGAGCCTAAGGCTCGGGCGCTAACCTGGTCGGCAGGCAGGAAGTGCCTTCAAAACGGATGCTTGGAGCAGGGCTGAGTTAGCAAAGTGGGGGTTTGGGGTTTGGGCTGAAGTCGGGGTGGGGGCTGAGGCGGGGAGAATGGTCAAAGTGGGCAAAGCGCAGGACGTTATGGAAGTGATGGTCATTCAGTGCCGGAAGCTTTGGGGCTGCAGCCCACAGTGCCAATCCCAATGTGGAGGTGTGGGGGTGTGGAGGTGTTGGGGGTCGAAGGGCCTAGGCAACTCAGGGTGGCACAGAAGAACCCTGCTGGCTGCAATGGAACAAGCGTCCTGCTGCTGGCACAGTCATGTCGcacctcccctgccctgccctaggGAAAATGCCCTAGCCTAGGCTGAGCGGCTTAGGCTCACTCCCTATACCTCAAATAGTGAAGCCTGGCACACACAAGCCCACAAAGACAACAAGGCCTTTCTGCACATGCTCTGCCCTGCAGTGAGTCCCTTCAAGCTCTCCCACCCCAAGCCCTGGCCAGAAATAATGGCCACAGCCGGACACATGCCAGCCCACATTTGACCTCCCCACAAAACACCAGCATCTTCACAGGGAAGTTCACAC includes these proteins:
- the OBSL1 gene encoding obscurin-like protein 1 isoform X3, whose amino-acid sequence is MKAGSGDQGSPPCFLRFPRPVRVVSGAEAELKCVVLGEPPPIVVWEKGGQQLAASERLSFPADGAEHCLLLSVALPTDAGVYVCRARNAAGEAYAAAAVTVLEPPAPEPEPQPAERPLPPPGTGEGAPVFLSGPRSQWVLRGAEVMLTCQVGGLPVPTLYWEKDGMALDEVWDSSHFALEPGRAEDGRGASLALRILAARLPDSGVYVCHARNAHGHAQAGALLQVQQPPESPPPDPDEAPKPVVEPVKCAPKTFWVNEGKHAKFRCYVMGKPEPEIEWHWEGRPLLPDRRRLMYRDRDGGFVLKVLYCQAKDRGLYVCAARNSAGQTLSAVQLHVKEPRLRFSRPLQDVEGREHGIAVLECKVPNSRIPTAWFREDQRLLPCRKYEQIEEGTVRRLIIHRLKADDDGVYLCEMRGRVRTVANVTVKGPILKRLPRKLDVLEGENAVLLVETREAGVEGRWSRDGEDLPTTCQSSSGHMHALVLPGVTREDAGEVTFSLGNSRTTTLLRVKCVKHNPPGPPVLAEMFKGHKNTVLLTWKPPEPAPETPFIYRLERQEVGSEDWIQCFSIEKAGAVEVPGDCVPSEGDYRFRVCTVSEHGRSPHVVFHGSAHLVPTARLVAGLEDVQVYDGEDAIFSLDLSTIIQGTWFLNGEELKSTEPEGQVEPGALRYRVEHKGLQHRLILQAVKHQDSGALVGFSCPGVQDSAALTIQESPVHILSPQDKVSLTFTTSERVVLTCELSRVDFPASWYKDGQKVEESESLVVKTDGRRHRLILPAAEVQDSGEFECRTEGVSAFFSVTVQDPPVHILDPQEHVFVHAITSECVMLTCELDREDAPVHWYKDGQEVEESDFVLLEDEGPHHRLVLPAAQPPDGGEFQCVAGDERAYFTVTITDVSSWIVYPSGKVYVAAVRLERVVLTCELCRPWAEVRWTKDGEEVVESPALLLQKEDTIRRLVLPAVQLEDSGEYLCEIDGESASFTVTVTEPPVRIIHPRDEVTLIAVSLECVVLTCELSREDAPVRWYKDGLEVEESEALVLQSDGRHRRLVLPAAQPEDGGEFVCDAGDDSAFFTVTVTAPPERIVRPAARSLDLQFGVPGRVELRCEVAPAGSQVRWYKDGLEVEASDTLLLGAEGPARTLTLPHARPEDAGEYVCETHDEAVTFNVSLAEPPIQFLAPEAAPGPLCVAPGEPVVLSCEVSRASALVFWSHNGRPVQEGKGLELRAEGPRRTLCVQAAEPAHTGLYTCQAGVAPGAPSLSFTVQVAEPPVRVVAPEAAQTRVRSTPGGDLELVVHLSGPGGTVRWYKDGERLASQGRVQLEQAGARQVLRVRGARSRDAGEYLCDAPQDSRIFLVSVEEPPQVKLISELTPLTVHEGDDATFRCEVSPPDADVTWLHNGAVVTPGPHLEIAQNGSSHTLTVRGCQLEDAGTMAAQAGGTATSARLHVRETELLFLRRLQDVRVEEGQDVCLEVETGRVGAAGAVRWVRGGEPLPHDPRLSVAQDGHVYRLFIHGVVLADQGTYGCESHHDRTLARLCVRPRQLRVLRSLEDVTIVEGGSATFQLELSQEGVTGEWARGGVRLHPGPQCHIHAEGHTHHLVLSGLGLADSGCISFTADSLRCAARLTVREAPVTIVRGPQDLEVTEDDTATFECELSQALADVTWEKDGRPLTPSPRLRLQALGTRRLLQLRRCRPSDAGTYSCAVGTARAGPVRLTVHERVVSMLSELQSVRAREGDGATFECTVSEVETTGSWKLGGRPLRPGGRVRIRQEGKKHILVLSELRTEDAGEVRFQAGPAQSVAQLEVEALPLQMCRRPPREKTVLVGRRAVLEVTVSRSGGQVCWLREGVELCPGDKYEMRSHGPTHSLVIHDVQPEDQGTYCCQAGEDSAHTRLLVEAGARDPTPGAGLSQ